Genomic window (Ureibacillus composti):
TAATTGAAGTGAAGTTGGAAGATAGAAAAGGAAAAACTAGATGGAGAAAGCTCTTCGTTAGGGGTTATCGTGGAATAGGGTAAATTATGAATAGGAAAATCTGGATGTAGTACTTAAGTGTTATAAACAACTAGGAAAAGGGGGAAGTTGAAGGATGAAAATTGTAGTTCAAATTTTAATTTTTTTGGCTGCCTTTCTTTATCTTTATAATTCAACGGAAGAACCTTTTTCAAAGTTTAGCCGATATATTTTGTTAATGGCAGTAGCTATTATTGCGATGACATATTTGAGGTCTGCTAAAAATAAATAGGTAAACGAAAAGGCCTCTATAAAGAGAGAGCTTTTCGTTCACCCTAGTGTTTTCTTATACCAACGACTTTAACGTAAACAAATTAGCATTGATTACCTTTATTGTCTACTTTGCAAACATCTTGTTCATAAAGCTCAATGCTTTGTTCTTGTGCAAACTCTTCACGTTTATTATTTTGACTTGTATTTTTCTTTTTATCGTCTTTTGATCGTTTGAAGTTTGGTTTATGCTCTTTTGCCATGTGCTCCTCACCTCCGTACTTTATTTTGTACGGATACGTGAAGTTTACTCTTCGTTTAGGACTTGTTAATTAAGATAAAAATTCAATTTTTTTCAAAACAAAAGCCAATCCCTTAAAAAGGAATCGGCTAACATCATTTATCCGATGCTTAACATAACGGATAAATAAAGAGAAAACGCTAATAAAACACTCATCAATAAAGAAAAAGGTGAAGGTGCTTTCTTCATATATGAAATGATCATCAAGGCAAAGAATAAAATGGCTAATACGAGAAGGAAAATACTCGTAGCATTTGGGAAAAGTTGAACCGTCATATTTGGTTGAAATTGCCCTTGATAAAATAACTTGAATAGTGGCGAGAGTTCCTCATTTGTAACTTTAATTTCTTGTGGTGGCGATTGTTGACCTAGGGCTGCTGTTGCAGAAAAAATAAGCAAAATTACGATACTTTCCATTCTAGTCCAAGCTATTGGGTTAAAGGAGCTATCTTTATTTAATTTATTTCTAATGATCAGCCCATTCACCACTGCATAAATCATCAATGGAATAATTAAAACGTGTTTGATTAATAAAGATTGACCGTATGGAACTAACCATGTATCGGGATAATCCCTCAATTCCATTGCAAAGTTCATCAAGATTAAACCTGTTAATATCGTAGCGGTAAAGCAAGCAATTGCAACAGGTGTAAACCATTTTAAAAGGTTT
Coding sequences:
- a CDS encoding CopD family protein; this translates as MLFIVILSQALLYLCFAITLGSFILYLIPANYRPTINVTKSVLLLAISGIAVLSFFPVLQIILYLTPKLGFEITLEAVLLTYEVGKSWLITLVFASILFIVVVCYDYKKKAYTSYIGIAITLMLILTIGWSGHASTINHFSGVLSHTLHFTAVSVWVGILIVISWFSKDDSNWSNLLKWFTPVAIACFTATILTGLILMNFAMELRDYPDTWLVPYGQSLLIKHVLIIPLMIYAVVNGLIIRNKLNKDSSFNPIAWTRMESIVILLIFSATAALGQQSPPQEIKVTNEELSPLFKLFYQGQFQPNMTVQLFPNATSIFLLVLAILFFALMIISYMKKAPSPFSLLMSVLLAFSLYLSVMLSIG